From one Neovison vison isolate M4711 chromosome 1, ASM_NN_V1, whole genome shotgun sequence genomic stretch:
- the SPINK9 gene encoding serine protease inhibitor Kazal-type 9: MAIFNVECAIHPQQVDCSKYKKLPPGKEGICYEIYTPICGSDGETYPNDCFFCYEVQQGNRGVLSQITLKSDVTS, translated from the exons ATGGCCATCTTCA atgTAGAATGTGCCATACACCCTCAACAG GTTGATTGCAGTAAATATAAGAAGTTACCACCAGGAAAAGAGGGAATTTGTTATGAAATATATACACCGATTTGTGGATCTGATGGCGAAACTTACCCTAATGATTGCTTCTTTTGTTATGAAGTTCA GCAAGGAAACCGTGGTGTCTTATCCCAGATAACCCTGAAATCAGATGTCACCTCCTGA